From Danaus plexippus chromosome 11, MEX_DaPlex, whole genome shotgun sequence, the proteins below share one genomic window:
- the LOC116765835 gene encoding 2-oxoglutarate dehydrogenase complex component E1 isoform X5 codes for MHRAKLVLQATNKIGNSERFASWLLNKPQTAAVMVNNQRLKSSTAAEPFLNGSSSAYVETMYNAWLSDPNSVHASWDAFFRNATNGAQPGVAYTSPPNLAPYSKNEVPLTSLVPASGMPSISAGSPINEKIIDDHLAVQAIIRSYQIRGHHIAKLDPLGIPNNKLEGRNPREVIHSSYRFDEADMDRVFKLPSTTFIGEKEKALPLREILNRLEQAYCNNIGIEFMFINSLEQCNWIRQRMEPPNVTKMSNDQKRLILARLTRSTGFENFLAKKWSSEKRFGLEGCEILIPAMKQVIDTSTRLGVESIIMGMPHRGRLNVLANVCRKPLHQLFTQFAGLEAEDDGSGDVKYHLGTYIERLNRVTNKNIRLAVCANPSHLEAVDPVVQGKTRAEQFYRGDNEGKKVMSILLHGDAAFVGQGVVFETMHLSDLPAYTTHGTIHIVVNNQIGFTTDPRHSRSSAYCTDVARVVNAPIFHVNSDNPEAVMHVCNVAAEWRATFHKDVVIDIVSYRRNGHNEVDEPMFTQPLMYQKIRKTKPVLEKYADQLIVEGVVTAEEVKDVKDKYEKICEDAYNQAKQETHIKYKDWLDSPWSGFFEGKDPLKMSPTGVVEETLVHIGKRFSSPPPNAAEFEIHKGLLRILKARMEMVENRTVDWALAEAMAFGSLLKEGIHVRLSGEDVERGTFSHRHHVLHHQKVDKATYCPLAHLYPDQAPYTVCNSSLSEYGVLGFEVGYSVTNPNALVLWEAQFGDFNNVAQCIIDQFISSGQAKWVRQSGIVLLQPHGMEGMGPEHSSARLERFLQMSSDDPDYMPPESPDYEVRQLHDCNWIVANCSTPASLFHILRRQIALPFRKPLILMTPKSLLRHPECKSSFDDMVDGTTFKRLIPEEGPASENPSNVRKLAFCSGRVYYDLLKQRRDRGLEKDIAIARLEQISPFPYDLIKAEIAKYPNAQLVWSQEEHKNMGSWSYIEPRFRTLLHNQKQICYNGRATAASPATGSKAAHNKELRNLLEEFCVL; via the exons ATGCATCGTGCAAAGTTAGTGCTTCAGGCTACAAATAAAATCGGCAACAGTGAAAGATTTGCATCATGGCTCCTCAACAAACCCCAG acgGCAGCCGTGATGGTGAACAACCAAAGGTTGAAGAGTTCAACGGCAGCAGAGCCTTTCTTGAACGGTTCAAGTTCAGCATATGTGGAGACTATGTACAATGCCTGGCTGTCAGACCCTAACTCGGTGCATGCg TCTTGGGACGCGTTCTTCCGCAACGCCACGAATGGCGCCCAGCCCGGGGTCGCATACACGTCACCACCGAATTTAGCCCCGTACTCCAAGAACGAAGTCCCCTTGACCTCCCTGGTACCAGCGTCTGGCATGCCCTCGATATCAGCAG GTTCACCCATCAACGAGAAAATCATCGACGACCATCTGGCGGTGCAGGCTATCATCAGAAGCTACCAG ATACGAGGCCACCATATAGCGAAACTCGACCCCCTGGGGATACCAAATAACAAATTGGAGGGGAGAAATCCCCGCGAGGTTATACACAGCAGCTACAGGTTTG ATGAAGCTGATATGGATAGGGTTTTCAAACTACCCTCGACCACTTTCATCGGCGAGAAGGAAAAGGCGCTACCGTTGAG AGAGATCTTGAATCGTCTGGAACAAGCGTATTGCAATAATATTGGTATTGAATTCATGTTCATAAATTCGTTGGAGCAATGCAATTGGATCAGACAACGTATGGAGCCGCCGAATGTAACGAAGATGAGCAACGACCAGAAGAGATTGATCCTCGCCCGTCTCACTAGATCCACTGG GTTCGAGAATTTCCTGGCCAAGAAATGGTCGTCCGAGAAACGTTTCGGTCTCGAGGGCTGTGAGATTTTGATACCAGCTATGAAGCAGGTCATCGACACCTCCACACGGCTCGGAGTAGAATCCATCATTATGGGAATGCCCCATAGag GTCGTCTCAATGTGTTGGCCAACGTGTGTCGCAAACCGCTGCATCAGCTGTTCACTCAGTTTGCTGGTTTGGAAGCTGAAGATGAC ggTTCCGGCGACGTGAAGTATCACCTGGGTACTTATATCGAGCGTCTGAATCGCGTCACAAACAAGAATATCCGTCTGGCTGTATGCGCTAATCCTTCGCATCTGGAGGCCGTTGACCCCGTGGTGCAGGGCAAGACCAGGGCTGAACAGTTCTACCGAGGAGACAACGAAGGAAAGAAG GTGATGTCGATTCTACTTCACGGTGACGCAGCGTTCGTGGGACAGGGCGTTGTGTTCGAAACAATGCATCTCTCGGACTTGCCGGCCTACACCACACACGGCACCATACACATCGTGGTCAACAACCAGATAGGATTCACTACCGACCCGAGACACTCGCGGTCATCAGCTTACTGTACAG ACGTCGCCCGTGTGGTGAACGCTCCTATATTCCACGTGAACAGCGACAACCCCGAGGCGGTGATGCACGTTTGTAACGTGGCGGCTGAATGGAGAGCCACCTTCCACAAGGACGTGGTCATTGACATCGTCAGCTACAGGCGGAACGGACACAACGAGGTCGACGAACCCATGTTCACACAGCCCCTCATGTACCAAAAGATTAGGAAAACTAAACCAG ttttggAGAAATACGCCGACCAGCTGATCGTTGAGGGCGTCGTGACCGCTGAGGAGGTGAAAGATGTAAAGGACAAATACGAGAAGATCTGCGAGGACGCTTACAACCAGGCTAAGCAGGAAACTCACATCAAATACAAGGACTGGCTCGACTCGCCCTGGTCTGGCTTCTTTGAAGGCAAAGACCCACTCAAG ATGTCTCCGACCGGTGTTGTAGAGGAGACTCTAGTGCATATTGGCAAGCGTTTTTCGTCCCCACCACCCAACGCGGCTGAATTCGAAATACACAAGGGTCTGCTTCGTATTCTAAAAGCCAGGATGGAGATGGTTGAGAATAGAACCGTCGACTGGGCTCTGGCCGAGGCTATGGCGTTTGGCTCGCTGTTGAAGGAGGGCATACATGTGAGACTATCGGGAGAGGACGTTGAGAGAGGAACATTCTCTCATAG GCACCACGTGCTGCATCACCAGAAGGTCGACAAGGCCACTTATTGTCCATTGGCTCATCTTTATCCAGACCAAGCTCCCTACACCGTTTGCAACAGTTCATTGTCTGAATACG GTGTGTTGGGCTTCGAAGTGGGTTACTCAGTAACAAACCCGAACGCTCTAGTGCTATGGGAGGCTCAGTTTGGTGACTTCAACAATGTGGCTCAGTGTATCATTGACCAGTTCATATCAAGCGGGCAGGCCAAGTGGGTCAGGCAGTCGGGCATCGTACTGCTTCAACCTCATGGAATGGAGGGCATG GGCCCCGAACATTCTTCAGCTCGTTTGGAGCGCTTCTTGCAAATGAGCTCCGACGACCCCGACTACATGCCGCCGGAGAGTCCTGACTACGAAG TCCGTCAGCTCCACGACTGCAACTGGATAGTAGCGAACTGTTCGACCCCGGCCTCCTTGTTCCACATCCTCCGTCGGCAGATCGCTCTGCCTTTCCGTAAACCTCTAATATTGATGACTCCCAAATCACTACTGAGACATCCCGAATGCAAATCTTCCTTCGACGATATGGTCGATGGAACCACATTCAAAAG ATTGATTCCCGAAGAGGGTCCGGCGTCCGAGAACCCGTCTAACGTCCGCAAGCTTGCTTTCTGCTCCGGACGTGTTTACTACGACCTGCTGAAACAGAGGAGAGACCGCGGACTGGAAAAGGATATAGCCATAGCCag ACTGGAGCAGATCTCGCCGTTCCCATACGATCTGATCAAGGCTGAGATCGCAAAGTATCCGAACGCTCAGCTGGTCTGGAGTCAGGAGGAACACAAGAACATGGGCTCCTGGAGTTACATCGAGCCGAGGTTCCGTACACTGCTGCACAACCAGAAACAGATCTG CTACAACGGTCGCGCCACGGCCGCGTCGCCGGCCACCGGCTCTAAGGCCGCCCACAACAAGGAACTCAGGAACCTCCTGGAAGAGTTCTGCGTCCTATAA
- the LOC116765835 gene encoding 2-oxoglutarate dehydrogenase complex component E1 isoform X1, translating into MHRAKLVLQATNKIGNSERFASWLLNKPQTAAVMVNNQRLKSSTAAEPFLNGSSSAYVETMYNAWLSDPNSVHASWDAFFRNATNGAQPGVAYTSPPNLAPYSKNEVPLTSLVPASGMPSISAGSPINEKIIDDHLAVQAIIRSYQSRGHLVARLDPLGISTGDPVSSGDWHGGLRAFASEAVIRQHVRFDEADMDRVFKLPSTTFIGEKEKALPLREILNRLEQAYCNNIGIEFMFINSLEQCNWIRQRMEPPNVTKMSNDQKRLILARLTRSTGFENFLAKKWSSEKRFGLEGCEILIPAMKQVIDTSTRLGVESIIMGMPHRGRLNVLANVCRKPLHQLFTQFAGLEAEDDGSGDVKYHLGTYIERLNRVTNKNIRLAVCANPSHLEAVDPVVQGKTRAEQFYRGDNEGKKVMSILLHGDAAFVGQGVVFETMHLSDLPAYTTHGTIHIVVNNQIGFTTDPRHSRSSAYCTDVARVVNAPIFHVNSDNPEAVMHVCNVAAEWRATFHKDVVIDIVSYRRNGHNEVDEPMFTQPLMYQKIRKTKPVLEKYADQLIVEGVVTAEEVKDVKDKYEKICEDAYNQAKQETHIKYKDWLDSPWSGFFEGKDPLKMSPTGVVEETLVHIGKRFSSPPPNAAEFEIHKGLLRILKARMEMVENRTVDWALAEAMAFGSLLKEGIHVRLSGEDVERGTFSHRHHVLHHQKVDKATYCPLAHLYPDQAPYTVCNSSLSEYGVLGFEVGYSVTNPNALVLWEAQFGDFNNVAQCIIDQFISSGQAKWVRQSGIVLLQPHGMEGMGPEHSSARLERFLQMSSDDPDYMPPESPDYEVRQLHDCNWIVANCSTPASLFHILRRQIALPFRKPLILMTPKSLLRHPECKSSFDDMVDGTTFKRLIPEEGPASENPSNVRKLAFCSGRVYYDLLKQRRDRGLEKDIAIARLEQISPFPYDLIKAEIAKYPNAQLVWSQEEHKNMGSWSYIEPRFRTLLHNQKQIWPISNSRGGWFSQLFGKPEPAQTDTQAETVPRTISYNGRATAASPATGSKAAHNKELRNLLEEFCVL; encoded by the exons ATGCATCGTGCAAAGTTAGTGCTTCAGGCTACAAATAAAATCGGCAACAGTGAAAGATTTGCATCATGGCTCCTCAACAAACCCCAG acgGCAGCCGTGATGGTGAACAACCAAAGGTTGAAGAGTTCAACGGCAGCAGAGCCTTTCTTGAACGGTTCAAGTTCAGCATATGTGGAGACTATGTACAATGCCTGGCTGTCAGACCCTAACTCGGTGCATGCg TCTTGGGACGCGTTCTTCCGCAACGCCACGAATGGCGCCCAGCCCGGGGTCGCATACACGTCACCACCGAATTTAGCCCCGTACTCCAAGAACGAAGTCCCCTTGACCTCCCTGGTACCAGCGTCTGGCATGCCCTCGATATCAGCAG GTTCACCCATCAACGAGAAAATCATCGACGACCATCTGGCGGTGCAGGCTATCATCAGAAGCTACCAG TCTCGGGGTCATCTGGTTGCTCGTCTCGATCCTCTCGGGATATCCACCGGCGATCCTGTATCGAGCGGGGATTGGCACGGCGGTCTCCGAGCGTTCGCCAGCGAGGCGGTTATTAGGCAACACGTGCGATTCG ATGAAGCTGATATGGATAGGGTTTTCAAACTACCCTCGACCACTTTCATCGGCGAGAAGGAAAAGGCGCTACCGTTGAG AGAGATCTTGAATCGTCTGGAACAAGCGTATTGCAATAATATTGGTATTGAATTCATGTTCATAAATTCGTTGGAGCAATGCAATTGGATCAGACAACGTATGGAGCCGCCGAATGTAACGAAGATGAGCAACGACCAGAAGAGATTGATCCTCGCCCGTCTCACTAGATCCACTGG GTTCGAGAATTTCCTGGCCAAGAAATGGTCGTCCGAGAAACGTTTCGGTCTCGAGGGCTGTGAGATTTTGATACCAGCTATGAAGCAGGTCATCGACACCTCCACACGGCTCGGAGTAGAATCCATCATTATGGGAATGCCCCATAGag GTCGTCTCAATGTGTTGGCCAACGTGTGTCGCAAACCGCTGCATCAGCTGTTCACTCAGTTTGCTGGTTTGGAAGCTGAAGATGAC ggTTCCGGCGACGTGAAGTATCACCTGGGTACTTATATCGAGCGTCTGAATCGCGTCACAAACAAGAATATCCGTCTGGCTGTATGCGCTAATCCTTCGCATCTGGAGGCCGTTGACCCCGTGGTGCAGGGCAAGACCAGGGCTGAACAGTTCTACCGAGGAGACAACGAAGGAAAGAAG GTGATGTCGATTCTACTTCACGGTGACGCAGCGTTCGTGGGACAGGGCGTTGTGTTCGAAACAATGCATCTCTCGGACTTGCCGGCCTACACCACACACGGCACCATACACATCGTGGTCAACAACCAGATAGGATTCACTACCGACCCGAGACACTCGCGGTCATCAGCTTACTGTACAG ACGTCGCCCGTGTGGTGAACGCTCCTATATTCCACGTGAACAGCGACAACCCCGAGGCGGTGATGCACGTTTGTAACGTGGCGGCTGAATGGAGAGCCACCTTCCACAAGGACGTGGTCATTGACATCGTCAGCTACAGGCGGAACGGACACAACGAGGTCGACGAACCCATGTTCACACAGCCCCTCATGTACCAAAAGATTAGGAAAACTAAACCAG ttttggAGAAATACGCCGACCAGCTGATCGTTGAGGGCGTCGTGACCGCTGAGGAGGTGAAAGATGTAAAGGACAAATACGAGAAGATCTGCGAGGACGCTTACAACCAGGCTAAGCAGGAAACTCACATCAAATACAAGGACTGGCTCGACTCGCCCTGGTCTGGCTTCTTTGAAGGCAAAGACCCACTCAAG ATGTCTCCGACCGGTGTTGTAGAGGAGACTCTAGTGCATATTGGCAAGCGTTTTTCGTCCCCACCACCCAACGCGGCTGAATTCGAAATACACAAGGGTCTGCTTCGTATTCTAAAAGCCAGGATGGAGATGGTTGAGAATAGAACCGTCGACTGGGCTCTGGCCGAGGCTATGGCGTTTGGCTCGCTGTTGAAGGAGGGCATACATGTGAGACTATCGGGAGAGGACGTTGAGAGAGGAACATTCTCTCATAG GCACCACGTGCTGCATCACCAGAAGGTCGACAAGGCCACTTATTGTCCATTGGCTCATCTTTATCCAGACCAAGCTCCCTACACCGTTTGCAACAGTTCATTGTCTGAATACG GTGTGTTGGGCTTCGAAGTGGGTTACTCAGTAACAAACCCGAACGCTCTAGTGCTATGGGAGGCTCAGTTTGGTGACTTCAACAATGTGGCTCAGTGTATCATTGACCAGTTCATATCAAGCGGGCAGGCCAAGTGGGTCAGGCAGTCGGGCATCGTACTGCTTCAACCTCATGGAATGGAGGGCATG GGCCCCGAACATTCTTCAGCTCGTTTGGAGCGCTTCTTGCAAATGAGCTCCGACGACCCCGACTACATGCCGCCGGAGAGTCCTGACTACGAAG TCCGTCAGCTCCACGACTGCAACTGGATAGTAGCGAACTGTTCGACCCCGGCCTCCTTGTTCCACATCCTCCGTCGGCAGATCGCTCTGCCTTTCCGTAAACCTCTAATATTGATGACTCCCAAATCACTACTGAGACATCCCGAATGCAAATCTTCCTTCGACGATATGGTCGATGGAACCACATTCAAAAG ATTGATTCCCGAAGAGGGTCCGGCGTCCGAGAACCCGTCTAACGTCCGCAAGCTTGCTTTCTGCTCCGGACGTGTTTACTACGACCTGCTGAAACAGAGGAGAGACCGCGGACTGGAAAAGGATATAGCCATAGCCag ACTGGAGCAGATCTCGCCGTTCCCATACGATCTGATCAAGGCTGAGATCGCAAAGTATCCGAACGCTCAGCTGGTCTGGAGTCAGGAGGAACACAAGAACATGGGCTCCTGGAGTTACATCGAGCCGAGGTTCCGTACACTGCTGCACAACCAGAAACAGATCTG GCCAATATCCAACTCTCGCGGCGGTTGGTTTAGTCAACTTTTCGGCAAACCTGAGCCGGCTCAGACGGACACACAGGCGGAAACAGTACCGCGTACTATTAG CTACAACGGTCGCGCCACGGCCGCGTCGCCGGCCACCGGCTCTAAGGCCGCCCACAACAAGGAACTCAGGAACCTCCTGGAAGAGTTCTGCGTCCTATAA